TCTTTAAATTCTTTTGGATTACATTATCAAGGAAAAGACAGATTTGTAGTTCGTAAAGAAATTGCTAAAGAATTAGAAGAAAAAGGAATTTTAGTAAAAACTGAAGTTCATACAAATAAAGTTGGTACATCAGAAAGAACAAAAGCAGTTATAGAACCAAGATTATCTGATCAATGGTTTTTAAAAATGAAAGATTTAGCAAAACCTGCTATTGACGCTGTTTTAGGAGAAGATGCTGAAATCAATTTATATCCAAAGAAATTCGAAAATACCTACCGTCATTGGATGGAAAACGTTCGTGATTGGAATATTTCTCGTCAACTTTGGTGGGGACAACAAATTCCTGCTTATTTCTATGGAGATGGAAAAGAAGATTTTGTTGTAGCAGAAACAAGAGAAGAAGCTTATAAATTAGCAATTTCTTCTAACAAAATTGATAATTCATTTAAAATAGAAGACTTACGTCAAGATGAAGATGCTTTAGATACTTGGTTTTCTTCTTGGTTATGGCCAATGTCTGTTTTTGATGGAATTAGAAACCCAGAAAACGAAGAAATTAAATATTATTACCCAACAAACGATTTAGTAACAGGTCCAGATATTTTATTTTTCTGGGTTGCAAGAATGATTGTTGCAGGATATGAATATAAAGATGAAAAACCTTTTCAGAATGTTTATTTAACTGGTTTAGTTAGAGATAAACAAAGACGTAAAATGTCTAAATCTTTAGGGAATTCACCAGATGCTTTAAAATTAATTGAAGATTATGGAGCAGATGGAGTAAGAGTTGGTTTATTGTTGAGTTCTGCCGCTGGTAACGATTTAATGTTCGAAGAAGACTTATGTCAGCAAGGAAAAGGATTTGCAAATAAAATTTGGAATGCTTTCCGTTTGATAAAAGGTTGGGAAGTTGATGCAACTTTACCACAACCAGAAACTTCTAAAATTGGTTTAGAATGGTATGAAGCTAAGTTTCAAAAAACATTAGCAGAAATAGAAGATCATTTTTCAAAATACCGTTTATCAGATGCTTTAATGGCAATTTATAAACTAATTAATGATGATTTTTCTTCTTGGTTATTAGAGATTGTAAAACCTGCATATCAACAACCAATTGATAAAAAGACATTTGATGCTATTATTGAAGTTTTAGAAAACAACTTAAAAGTATTGCATCCATTTATGCCATTTTTATCTGAAGATATTTGGCAATACATTACCGATAGAACTCCAGAAGAAGCTTTAATTATTGCAAAATATCCTGTAATTAAAGAATCTGATGCAAAAATTATTACTGATTTTGAATTTGCAACAGGTGTAGTTTCAGGAATTAGAACGATAAGAAAAGATAAAAATATTTCTTTTAAAGATGCTGTAGAATTGTTTGTTATTGATAATGATAAGAGTTCAAAAGAATTTGATGCTGTTATTCAGAAATTAACAAATACTGCTACAATTAACTATGTTTCAGAAAAGGTTGAAGGAGCTTCGTTTAGAGTGAAATCTAATGAATACTTTATTCCAATTTCAGTTGAAAATATTGATGTAGAAGCTGAAATTAAGAAGTTAGAAGGCGAATTGAAAAGAGCCGAAGGTTTCTTATTCGGAATTACAAAGAAGTTATCTAACGAGCGTTTTGTATCTAATGCACCAGAAAAAGTGTTAGAATTAGAACGTAAAAAAGAAGCTGATACAATTGCAAAAATTGAAACTATTAAAAGTAGCTTGGCAAGTTTGCAATAAGAATATGTATTGATATTAAAAACCCTTCAAATCTTTGTGCTGAACTTGATTCAGTATCAAAATTTGAAGGGTTTTTTAGTTTTAGAAAAGATCAATATATCCGTTTTATTGTTTATTCTACGTATATTTTCTATTTTGTTTCCATTTATTGTCATACCAACACTTTTATTTTCGTCTAAACTTTCTTCAATTTCTCTTAAAAAATTAAATGCAGTGGAATCCAAAATGTTTAAAATAATCCTGTCCAAAGTTTTAGTTTGTTTTTCAGTTAATGAATTGAAAAACTCAAATCTTTCATCATTCAGTTTTTGAAATTCAGATAATAAATTCTTGTTTTTTTGTAAATTAGAATATTCAGTAATTGACATAGAATTCCCTAAATCTCTACTTTTTTACTATAATTTCTCAAATATCTTTATAATCTTCAGAAAATTCCATTGTTTAATTATTAGTTCAGTTTTTCGTTTGGCATACTAGTTTCATTTATTATTCGAGTAGTTTTATCTAATCATTATCAGAACAATTCAAAGAATATGCTGTATTTGTTGGAATTAGCCAATTAGTAGCGGAATTTGATTGGTCAATATTATCTACTTGAATACATTCTAACTTAAAGTTGTTAAGCTTAAAAAAGAATACTAATACTTTATCATTATTATTGTTTTTTATATTGACTGTTATTAAATCATAATTACACATTCCTCTAATTACCATTAGGTTTATATTTTTAGAAAGGTCTAATGTAGAAATATTAGTAGTTCTTATATCTAGATGTGTTAATTTGTTATTTTCCGTAAGATTTATATCAAAAAATGGATTGTTTCCACAATCAAGATATTTTAAATTAACATTATTACTCACATTGAGTGTGCCAATGTTGTTATTATTACATTGCAGTGTTGTTATATTTACAAATTTTTCTATTCCTGTAATGCTTTTAATATCATTAAAAGAAACATCAATTTTTCCTTTATATAATGTAGCTTCTTCTATACTAATCTCATTGTCTTTATTTGTATTAATATCAAAATTGGACAATAGTAATTCTTTGAATTCCATATCATCAAAATATACAAATGGTCCTGCCCCAATGGTATAGTTAAAATATTGGTTTTCTTCTTCAAAACTGTTTTCTACCTGTGATAGATCATTAACTAAATTTTCTTCTGAGCAGGAAATAGAGATGAGTATTGTTAAAATTAATGGAAATAATATTTTTGAAGTTTTCATACTTTTATTCTTTTAATTTATCGATATATCCCATAAGCTTAAGCACTGCGTGTTTGTGTATAAGTAGTTTATAGTTTTAAGAACTGTAAGTTTTCTACAGAAAATAAAACAACTTTAGGCTAAGCTAAAATTAAGTATTTTTTTTTAGCTCAGTTCTTTGTTGTAAGCAGTTTTTTAAGTTCTATTAATTTTAAGATTTAAATTTTCCGAAATGCCATAATATTCCACAAGGGTCGTGAAGGAAAAACTCGTTTCCCCATTCGTTATAAACTATCTCAGATAATCGTACATTCTCATACTTTTCAGTCAACTTTAAACTTCGTATGTATTTCAAAGTACTTTCTAAATTATCCACTTCAAAGAAAATCATTGAGTTATCAATCCAATCTTTTACAAAAGCATTTTGTAAATAAAATCCGAATTCTCCAATATAGAAATAAGACATTTTTTCAGATGTGATTACTTCCTCAAATCCTAAATCAATATAGAAATTCCGCGAAATATTATAGTTCTTAGAACCAATAAACGACCTGATAGATTTTCCTGATATTTTCATTTTGTGCGTTTTTGTTAAATTGTTTACAACGTTGTTGTATTATGGAAAGTTGTGTTTAAAGTGAACTGCTATTTTATGCAGGAAAAATAGAAGTGAGTAAAAAAGCAACAACTTTTAGTTAAGCACTAATTTAACAATTTTTACTACAGGGTGTCGAAGCCAGTTTTTTATTCATAACTGTATATGTTTATTTTTTCGCAATCGTGTTCGTTTCCGTAAATAAATAATGGTTTTTTAATATTCAAGTCGCTAAATAATTCTACTTGATTTTGTTTAAAAGCTTTATTCAGTAATATATAGGTTTTATAGATGTAGGAATTTCTCAAGTTTTGATAAAAATCCGTTTCAAAAATGTCATCAAATATTTCGGCTTCTTCTAAATGTTTTTCTAATTCTATCAAGTTGCTCCAAACTTTAGAATAATCAATACGTCCTAAAACCTCAAAAAAGTCTTTTTTATAATTGAAATCAAAGTATTCAGGTTTTTCTAAAATTGGATACTTGCCTTCTCCAAATCCACTTATCCAAGCATAAGGCTCAAAATCATAGGTAAGAAGGATTATTTGAATCTTTGAGTCTTCAATTTTTCTAATTCCTTTTTTGATTTTTTCAAATGATAATATTAGGTCTTTCGAAAAACTATCAATAATTTCATTTTCATTAATATCTAATTCTATAGTTTTTTCATAACATTCCAGAAGTTTTGTGTTTTTTTTCGCTTTTTCAAAATTTGCAATTATATATTCGTCGTAAAGTTTAACCGTTTTTTGTTCGTTAATGCTAAATGTATCTGGGTTTTCTGTTTCTAATAAATCAATCCATTGAGAAAGTGAAGCGTGTTCAATTTCTCTATAGTTATTCATAAATAGGCTTTCTAAATTTGAAATTATTGTTTGATTTATACTCATTTTTAAATTGGCTACGTTATTGTATATGGTTTGTTGCGTGTTTCAAGCAATTATTTACTAAATAATTATCGACCAAGAAAGTCCGCGAGGACTTTCATAAGTAGGCCAAAAGCCAGCAATAAATTATATATGGTATTGGGCAACGTTTTTATTTCTTTTTCAAGTTAAAACCTAAATTCAGTTGTAACATTATTGGCCAAAATCCACCATTTCCATTTGTATCAAAATAATATTGTGGACCAATATCAAATAATAAATGAAAGTTCTTTCCATATTTTCGTTGTATTCCCCAAGTTGGACCAAAAGCAAAATCAAAATTTGAGCTTCTTATATAATTACTTTCTATTGTATTTCCTCTAGTTAAAAATCTTAAAGAAACAAAATTACCAGAATTATTTTCCGTATTTAAGTTTTTAGCTTTTCTTTTTTTAAAATTATAAAATCTTTTATACTGTAAATCTAAAAACGGATTAAAACTGTATAGAAATTCATTGTATGGTGAAACAGAAATTTCATCATAAGGAGCACCGTAACCAATTCCTAAACTAGCAGAAAATGTTGCTTTGTTTGAAACTGGCATTTCCAATTCAATTGCAGGATTTAAAAAATTAACTCGCCAAACTTTTTCAGTTTTAGTGTCTATTTTTTCTTGCGCATAATTCAGAGTTGTTAAAATTCCAAATACTATTATTAGTAAATTCTTTTTCATTTTTTCTTTATATTGTTGATTTTCGTGTTTTAATGTTGCCCAACGGTTGTTTATAAGATTTGTGCGACTGGAAAATCGGAGATTTTTCGGACGTAGCAAATCGTTTGTTGAATGTTTGTCGGTTCGTTATTTAGTTTAAAAGTAAGCATAAATTTTACAAGTTGTTGGCAGCTGGTTTTTAATTATAAATTATAACTTTTTCTTAAGCTTGTCTCTATAAGCTTAATCAAACTAGGTAAAGTTTTACTGAATTTCTCACCTCTTACTTCCGGTAGTTTATTCCAGCCTTCAGGTTTCGTTATCGAGTCTTTATAAATATGCCATCTTTCAATATCCATTCTTATTGATTCACAGTTTGTAAGAATATTTTCGATTATTTCAATATCCTTAGTTTCCATAAATAATTTTAAGGTCATACATTTATAATCAAAATCAACATAATTATCACGAATCTCATCTCTGATTTTATTAAAAATCTCATCTGAGTGTTTTCCGAATTCTGTTTGATTTAAAAAATATTGCAAAGAAATCCTTAGAGATTGATAGCTTCTAAAAAACTCTTTAGCTTCTATTAATTTACTTTCTTGAATTTTAGCAAAAGATATTTCTCTTTTTTTTATATCCCAATCAATAAATAACTTTATAATAAATCCAATTATTCCAAGTATAAAAATAATTTGAGTCCAGTTATTTATTATAAATTCATACCATTGAATATCTTCTTTCATATTTTTTTATTTACTTGCTGCCAACTCCTATTAATAAAAATTTTTATTTCAAAATAGCGTTAATACTTACTAACTCCTCTTCTGAAAAAGAAGTGTTCTCAGTTGCTTTTACACTATCTATAATTTGAGATGTTTTACTGGCTCCAATTAGTACAGAAGTAATTCTATCATCTTTTAAAATCCAAGAAATTGCCATTTGTGCTAAATTCTGATTTCTACTTTTAGCAATTTCATTTAAACCTTTAATTTTAGGAAGCATTTCTAGTACTGTATCCGTATTTAAAAACGGACTATCTTTTACGGCTCTAGAATCTTTTGGCAATCCGTTTATGTATTTGTCAGTTAACATTCCTTGCGCTAAAGGAGAAAAACAAATTGCACCAACACCAGAATTTCCTAATAAATCTAACAATCCATCTTCAATCCAACGATCAAACAAACTATATCTTGGTTGATGAATTAAACAAGGTGTTCCTAAATCTTTCAATATTTTAAAAGCTTCTTTTGCTCTTTCTGGTCTGTAATTAGAAAGACCAACATACAAAGCTTTTCCTTGTCTTACCATTAAATCTAATGTGCCCATTGTTTCTTCTAAAGGTGTATCGTTATCTGGTCTGTGATGATAAAAAATATCAACATAATCTAAGTTCATTCTTTGTAAACTTTGATCTAAACTAGAAACTAAATACTTTTTAGAACCATTATCTCCATAAGGTCCATCCCACATTCCATAACCCGCTTTAGATGAAATAATCATTTCATCTCTGTAGTTTTTAAAATCTTTTTTTAATATTTTACCTAAGTTTTTTTCTGCAGAACCAGGCGAAGGTCCGTAATTATTAGCCAAATCAAAATGTGTAATTCCATTATCGAAAGCACATTTTAATAAGTTTCTAGCGTTTTTAAAACTGTCATTATCACCGAAATTGTGCCATAAGCCTAAAGAAAGTTCAGGTAACAATAATCCACTATTTCCTGTTCTTCTGTAATTCATCTTTTTATAGCGATTTTCATCTGCTACATATTTGCCTTTTTTACTCATAATTTTGATATACTTTTTCTAAATCCTAAAGCAGCTAATAAACCAACAATAGGGATTATTGTAAATGTTGTAAATAAATGTTGATACTCAATAATTGTAGGGTTTTCGCCTAACATATAACCTATAAATAATGACATAAAAATGTCTGGAGTAAACCCTACTACAGAAATAATTCCGACTAAAGTTCCTGTCATTTGCAAGGGCGTTTTTGTTTCTTCAATAATAGCAAAATACAAACCTCTTAAAGAATAGGTTCCTAATGCCATAAAGATAAAGCTTGTAAATGATAAAAAGATAGGTTGTTCGTTAAAAATTCCAAAGCCTAATATTGCTGATGCTAAAATCAATATAGAAAAACTAGGTATAATGATTTTCGATGGAATAAATCTATCTGCAACCCAACCAATAGAAATTGCTGCAATTGGTCTTAAATACTGAATAAACACAGCAAAATAGGTGGCTTCTTCTAAAGAATAATTCCAAACATCTTTGGCATACGTTCCATAAACGCCTGTTAATTTATAAGAACAATATCCACAGAAAATAATTAAAGAATGAAAGATTACTTTCTTTTGTTTCATTAAAGAAAATGCTTTCTTAAAATTGAATTGAAACTCTTTTCCTGATTCGAAATTATCATCTTCTTTTGGTAAAATTTTCCAAATTAAGAATGAAACTACAAAAACGATAAAAGTGATGGTTCCAATAATATATTGCAAGGTTTCAATTTTATGTTCAGATGTAATTTCTATTCCTTTTTCAGGAAAAAAGAACGTTAAAATTCCAGCTCCAGATAAAGCAATTGTTGCTGCAAAAAATCCTCTTCCACCATCTAATAACCCAAAAGACAATCCTTGGTTATGTTCATTTCCCCATTGTCTTGTTGCTTTTACCAAAGAAGCCCAAAACAATAGAATTGTTGAAATCCCCCAAAAGGAATACAATATTTTTAATGTAAAAATTGAAGGAATCATAAGCATCCAAAAACCACCAATTGCTGTTAAAAATAAAGAGATGGATAATAGCTTTCTAGCTTCCCATTTATCTGCAATAAAACCACCAAAAAAGTAGGAGAGGACTGCTGTAATACCATATAAAGCTTGTGCTTCACCAATTTGAGCATCAGAAATTAAAAAGGCTTCTCTAATTACTGGTTTAAAAACACGCATCAAAATAAATGGTAATAGAAAAATAGCTTCTCCAGCAATAATGAGAAGAAACATTGACGTAATTTTTCGTTGTTTTTGCATTTGTCTAAAATAAGGTTTCTTTTATAATTGTAATAAATGATGCTGAAGAAGACCTTTTTTCTTATCCTTTTTATTGGATTAAATACTTTAAATGCGTAATATTGAGGTAAATAAAAACAAGAAAATGAAGAATTTAATCTTACCATTATCAATTATTATTTTGATGACAGCCTCTTGTGTGTCTAAAAAAAAGTATGCAGATCTAGAAACTAGGTATACCGATGCTAGAGGGAATTTGCAGAAATTGGAATTAAAATTCGAAAAAATTGATAGAAGAGTTGAAATTTATAATAAAAAAATTAATTCTTTAAAAGGAGAAAATGTTACTTTAGAAAGAGAAAATGCTTTAAAACTAGACATGGTTGATGGTAAGGTTGTGGTTTCTAAAGAAACAAGAATGTTAATGAATAAAACATTGTCGAAAATTGATCCTAAAAAATTAGCAACGGCAAAAACATTAAAAGATTCTTTAGATTTAGCGGTTTCTTATTCCTTGGTAAGAAAAGCGTTGGGTAAATCTGAGTTTAATAATTCTGAAGATATACATATTGATATCGAAGAAACGGTAGTTATGATTTCTGTTTCAGATAAATTACTATTTAATTCTGGTAGTTATCAAGTTAAAAAAAGCGCTTTAAAGTTGATTACCAAATTGGCAGATATTATTCAATCTGAACCTAGTATAGATGTAATGATTGAAGGTCATGCAGATTCTAAAACAATTAAAAATGAAAGTGTAAATGACAATTGGGATTTAAGTGTAAAAAGAGCGACATCTATAGTTCGATTACTTCAAAATAAATTCGAAATTGAAGGAAGTAGATTAATCGCTTCAGGTAGGGGAGATACGATGCCTTTATTACCAAACACAAGTAGTGCAAATAGAGCAAAGAATAGAAGAACCAAAATTATTTTATTACCGAATTTAAATAAGTTTTTTGCTTTGTTAGCTGAAGAAGGAGTAATAGAAAAATAATTATTATCACTATAAAACATAAAAGTATCGATTTTTAAAAATCGATACTTTTTTTATATAATATATCTACAGGAAGTTCTAAACTAATGCTTCTTTTAAAATAGTGATTGGGTGTTTTGCAATACGTTTTGTTCCATCATAAATTTGATGTCTACAACTTGTTCCTGCAGCAACAATCTGAGTCTCTTTTGGTGTATTTCTCACCTTCGGGAATAAAGTATCTTCACCAACTTGCATAGAAACTTTATAATGTTCTTTTTCATATCCAAAAGAACCTGCCATTCCACAACAACCAGAATTAATAATCGTTACCGAATAATTTGTTGGAATATTTAAAACTTGAAAACTTGCATGCGTTCCAGACAATGCTTTTTGATGACAATGTCCGTGTATTTTTAAGGTTTTAGCAGCTGTTGTAAATAAAGAAGTATCAATGTTTCCTTTTTCTAATTCTTTTGATAAAAACTCTTCAAATGT
The window above is part of the Polaribacter sp. SA4-12 genome. Proteins encoded here:
- a CDS encoding valine--tRNA ligase, translated to MNIPSKYNASEVEGKWYDYWMKNNYFHSEVDHSKEPYTIVIPPPNVTGVLHMGHMLNNTIQDVLIRHARLLGKNACWVPGTDHASIATEAKVVAKLKEQGISKSDLTREEFLQHAFDWKDEYGGIILEQLKKLGASCDWERTAFTMDPEMSESVIKVFVDLYNKGLIYRGYRMVNWDPEAKTTLSDEEVIHEERQGNLYYLEYKIEGSEDTLTIATTRPETIFGDTAICINPNDERFTHLKGKKAIVPLCNRVIPIIEDEYVDLEFGTGCLKVTPAHDENDKNLGDKHKLEVIDIFNDDASLNSFGLHYQGKDRFVVRKEIAKELEEKGILVKTEVHTNKVGTSERTKAVIEPRLSDQWFLKMKDLAKPAIDAVLGEDAEINLYPKKFENTYRHWMENVRDWNISRQLWWGQQIPAYFYGDGKEDFVVAETREEAYKLAISSNKIDNSFKIEDLRQDEDALDTWFSSWLWPMSVFDGIRNPENEEIKYYYPTNDLVTGPDILFFWVARMIVAGYEYKDEKPFQNVYLTGLVRDKQRRKMSKSLGNSPDALKLIEDYGADGVRVGLLLSSAAGNDLMFEEDLCQQGKGFANKIWNAFRLIKGWEVDATLPQPETSKIGLEWYEAKFQKTLAEIEDHFSKYRLSDALMAIYKLINDDFSSWLLEIVKPAYQQPIDKKTFDAIIEVLENNLKVLHPFMPFLSEDIWQYITDRTPEEALIIAKYPVIKESDAKIITDFEFATGVVSGIRTIRKDKNISFKDAVELFVIDNDKSSKEFDAVIQKLTNTATINYVSEKVEGASFRVKSNEYFIPISVENIDVEAEIKKLEGELKRAEGFLFGITKKLSNERFVSNAPEKVLELERKKEADTIAKIETIKSSLASLQ
- a CDS encoding glyoxalase; protein product: MKISGKSIRSFIGSKNYNISRNFYIDLGFEEVITSEKMSYFYIGEFGFYLQNAFVKDWIDNSMIFFEVDNLESTLKYIRSLKLTEKYENVRLSEIVYNEWGNEFFLHDPCGILWHFGKFKS
- a CDS encoding aldo/keto reductase, with product MSKKGKYVADENRYKKMNYRRTGNSGLLLPELSLGLWHNFGDNDSFKNARNLLKCAFDNGITHFDLANNYGPSPGSAEKNLGKILKKDFKNYRDEMIISSKAGYGMWDGPYGDNGSKKYLVSSLDQSLQRMNLDYVDIFYHHRPDNDTPLEETMGTLDLMVRQGKALYVGLSNYRPERAKEAFKILKDLGTPCLIHQPRYSLFDRWIEDGLLDLLGNSGVGAICFSPLAQGMLTDKYINGLPKDSRAVKDSPFLNTDTVLEMLPKIKGLNEIAKSRNQNLAQMAISWILKDDRITSVLIGASKTSQIIDSVKATENTSFSEEELVSINAILK
- a CDS encoding MFS transporter, producing the protein MFLLIIAGEAIFLLPFILMRVFKPVIREAFLISDAQIGEAQALYGITAVLSYFFGGFIADKWEARKLLSISLFLTAIGGFWMLMIPSIFTLKILYSFWGISTILLFWASLVKATRQWGNEHNQGLSFGLLDGGRGFFAATIALSGAGILTFFFPEKGIEITSEHKIETLQYIIGTITFIVFVVSFLIWKILPKEDDNFESGKEFQFNFKKAFSLMKQKKVIFHSLIIFCGYCSYKLTGVYGTYAKDVWNYSLEEATYFAVFIQYLRPIAAISIGWVADRFIPSKIIIPSFSILILASAILGFGIFNEQPIFLSFTSFIFMALGTYSLRGLYFAIIEETKTPLQMTGTLVGIISVVGFTPDIFMSLFIGYMLGENPTIIEYQHLFTTFTIIPIVGLLAALGFRKSISKL
- a CDS encoding OmpA/MotB family protein → MKNLILPLSIIILMTASCVSKKKYADLETRYTDARGNLQKLELKFEKIDRRVEIYNKKINSLKGENVTLERENALKLDMVDGKVVVSKETRMLMNKTLSKIDPKKLATAKTLKDSLDLAVSYSLVRKALGKSEFNNSEDIHIDIEETVVMISVSDKLLFNSGSYQVKKSALKLITKLADIIQSEPSIDVMIEGHADSKTIKNESVNDNWDLSVKRATSIVRLLQNKFEIEGSRLIASGRGDTMPLLPNTSSANRAKNRRTKIILLPNLNKFFALLAEEGVIEK